GGCATGTCCGCCACCGGCTCGAAGTACTCCAGCGGACGGCGCTTGCGGCAATCGTGCACGGCCCGGGCGGCCAGGGCCTCGACTCCCAAAGGACCCAGGGGCGCTCTCTGCTGCTCGGCCAGGCTTTCGGTGGCGAAGACGGAGGCCAATTGCGCCAGCGTCATGCGGTGGACTCCCCACGTCCCGCCCCGGCGCGAGGCGATCTCGCGCAGAAAGTCGTCGGCCGCCCCTCGTGAAGGCGCCAGCACCAGCACCTCGCTCAAATTGGGACGCTCCTCCACCCAGCGCGCCGCCGCCTGCAGGCGCACCTGGTTGTTTGCCGAAACCACGAAGCGAAAAGCGTCCATACTACGACCGCTATCGTACATCACGGCTCTGGCGGCTGAAGGCCGCCGCCGCTCCCCTTTTATCCGTCCGCGGGCAATGCTAGGATGGGCGGGCTCGGCTGTATGACGATGTCAATTCCCGTTCATAAGGAGGACGCATGAGACTGGGGGGACGTACGGAAAGTCCCGTGAGGGACCGATTAGGTGCATTTTGGCTGCTCTTGGCGCTGCTGGCCGCCACGCTGCCGCTGGCGGCTCAGCAGGACGCCTCGTCCGGGATGGGCTACGACGAAGCCTTCTACAAGGCCATGCGCTACCGGGGCATCGGCCCCTTCCGCGGCGGACGCTCGGCGGCGGTGACCGGAGTGCCGGGCAAGCCCATGCTCTATTACTTCGGGTCCACCGGCGGAGGCGTCTGGCGCACCCAGGACGGCGGCTCCACCTGGGCCAATATCTCTGACGGATACTTCGGCGGCTCCATCGGCGCCGTGGCCGTCAGCGAGTGGGACCACAACGTCATCTACGTGGGGGGCGGCGAAAAGACCGTGCGCGGAAACGTCTCGCCCGGAACCGGCATGTACAAGAGCGTCGACGCCGGCAAGACCTGGACCGCCATCGGACTGGAGGACTCCCGCCACATCCCCCGCATCCGCATCCATCCCCGCAATCCCGACCTGGTCTACGCCGCCGTGATGGGACATCTGCACGGCCCCAACGAACAGCGCGGCGTCTACCGCAGCAAGGACGGCGGCCAGAACTGGGAGCGCGTCCTCTTCGCCAATGAGCACGCCGGAGCCGTCGACCTGGTCATGGACCCCAACAACCCCCGCGTCCTCTACGCCTCCACCTGGCGCATCCTGCGCACGCCCTACAGCCTGGAAAGCGGCGGCCAAGGCTCAGGACTGTGGAAGAGCACCGACGGCGGAGACAACTGGACCGAGATCACCCGCAACGAGGGACTTCCCGAAGGCACCGTAGGCATTATCGGCGTGGCGGTTTCGCCCGTCGACTCCAACCGCGTCTGGGCCATCATCGAAGCCGATGACGGCGGCGTCTTCCGCTCCGAGGACGCCGGCGAAACCTGGAGCAAAATCAACGAGGAACGCAAGCTGCGCCAGCGGGCCTGGTATTACACCCGCATCTATGCCGGCACCCAGGACGTCGACGAGGTCTACGTCCTCAACGTGCGCTTCTGGCGCTCCCAGGACGGCGGACGCACCTACGACAGCATCTCAACCCCTCACGGCGACCACCACGACCTCTGGATCGCGCCCGAAGATCCCGACCGCATGGTGATCGGAGACGACGGCGGCGCTCAGGTCAGCTTCAACCGCGGAGGCGACTGGTCGACCTACTACAACCAGCCCACTGCCCAGTTCTACCGGGTCACCACCGACAACGCTTTCCCTTACCGCATCTACGGCGCCCAGCAGGACAATTCCACCGTCCGCATTCGCCACCGCAGCGAGGGCGGCGCCATCGACGAAGACGACTGGGAACCCACCGCCGGCGGCGAGAGCGGACACATCGCGCCTCATCCCGATAATCCCGACATCGTCTACGGCGGCTCCTACGGCGGACTGCTCATCCGCGTCAACCATGAAACCGGAGAGCGCCGCAACGTCAACGCCTGGCCCGACAATCCCATGGGACACGGGGCGGCCGATCTGGAGCACCGCTTCCAGTGGAACTTCCCCATCTTCTTTTCGCCCCACGATTCAGGCATCCTCTACACCGCCTCTCAGGTGCTCTTCAAGACCACCGACGAGGGGCAGTCCTGGCAGGCCATCTCGCCCGATCTGACCCGCAACGACAAGAGCAAGCAGGGACCCTCGGGCGGACCCATCACCAAGGACAACACCTCGGTCGAGTACTACGCCACCATCTTCGCCGCACTGGAATCGCCCCACGAGGCGGGCGTCCTCTGGACGGGGTCGGACGACGGACTCGTCCACGTCAGCCGCGACGGAGGCCAGAACTGGAGCAACGTCACTCCTCCCGACCTGCCCGAATGGACCATGATCAACTCCATGGAGCCCCACCCCACCGATCCCGGCGGACTCTACTTGGCCGGCACCCGCTACAAGCTCGACGACTTCACCCCCTACCTCTACAAGACCGGCGACTACGGGCAGAGCTGGACCCGCATCGACAACGGCATACCCCGCGACCACTTCACGCGCGTCGTACGGGCCGATCCGGGGCGTCCGGGATTGCTCTACGCCGGCACCGAGTTCGGCATCTACGTGTCTTTTGACGACGGGGCCAACTGGAAGTCCTTCCAACTCAATCTGCCCCATGTCCCCATCACCGACCTGGCCATCAAGAACGACGACTTGATCGTGGCCACTCAGGGACGCTCCTTCTGGGTCATGGACGACCTCACCACGCTGCACCAGCTCGACGATGCGGTGGTGCAATCCGACATGCATCTCTTCACGCCGCGCCACAGCTACAAGATGGGCGGACGCTTCTCTTTCGGGCCCCCGCCCACTGCGGGAGAGAACGCACCCTCAGGCGTAGTGGTGCGCTTCTATCTCAAAGACGCTCCCGGAGACGACGAAGACCAAGAAGGCGACGACTCGGACGATGAAGACTCAGACATGGAGGAGATGTCCGATGACGGCTCAGAGGCCAATGGCGGAGACGACGAGTCGGACATGGACGAGGACGGTCCCGAGGTCAAGCTGGAATTCCTGGAGTCGGACGGCGACGTCATCCAGACCTATTCCAGCAAGGCCAAGGAACGCGACCAACGGCTCCCCGACCTCCAGGACGGCCTCAACGAGTTCGTCTGGAACACCCGCTACGCCGATGCCGAGGACTTCCAGGGACTCATCATGTGGGCCGGCTCGGTGCGGGGTCCCCAGGCTCCTCCGGGGCAATACCAGGTGCGGCTGACGGTGGACGGCCAATCCCAGACGCGCGATTTCGAGATCCTGCCCGACCCCCGTTCCAGCGCTACGCCCCAGGACTTCCAGGAGCAGTTCGACTTTTTGATCGAGGTGCGCGACAAGGTCAGTGAAACCCACCAGGCCATCAAGCGCATCCGCCAGATCAGGGGACAGATCAACGGGGTCACGGGACGCCTCGATGACGGGGAGGAATACAAGTCCATCCACGACAAGGCCAAGAGCATCCTCAAGGACATAAAGGCCGTCGAGGAGGCCCTCTATCAAACCAAGAACAAGGCGCGTCAGGACCCCTTGAACTACCCCATCCGCCTCAATAACAAGCTGGCCGCTCTCTCAGGCGTGGTCTCCACGGGCGACTACCCGCCCACCGATCAGGCCGTGGCCGTCAAGAACCAGCTCGTCCAGGCCATCGACGCCGAGCTGGCCAAGCTCAAAGCGGTTGTCGACAACGACCTGCCCGAGTTCAACAACCTGGTCAAACAAGCCGACGTCCCCGCCGTCGTCCTCAAGCAGTAGCCTCGCGACTGGCCCTGCCGCCCGGATTCGCACCGCGCGGCAGGGCAATCCTACTTCGTGCAGGTGCTTTACTTTCTGCCAGGGCCAGTAGTGCGGTGCGTCGGAAATTTTGAGCCACCCCGTCGCGTTATTCCACGCTTTCAGCGTGCAGACCTTTGCCGTCTGAAACCCAGGGTGGCGCCGCCGTCTCGCTTGCGCTCGCCGCGGCTGACCCTGGGCTGGCGAATCTGTCCCTGTCAGGGGCAAGAACGGAGGGCCCCGGCTCAGAACTTGTGACCGCCAGCACTAGCCAGTCCCCGGCCTGGTGGGAGGCGCATCCTTGCGGCGATGGAGGGAATGGTGTTCTTCAGGTGTTAAACCCACGCCTCCTCAGCCGTGAGTTCACCGCCGGCATCCCCGGTGTTGACCGTGCCCGCAGGCTCAATCAATAGAATCGAGCACTCCTCCTCAGCCACCGGCTTGTGCTCGACCCCCCTGGGCACCACATACATCTGCCCTTCTTTCAGCTCCACCGCCCCGTCGCGGAATTCGATGCGCATCGATCCCTTGACCACCAGGAAGGCCTCGTCGGTGTCGGCATGGCTGTGCCAGACGAACTCCCCTTTCACCTTGGCCAGCTTGAAGTCGTAGTCGTTGAGGCGGGCCACTGTGTGGGGCGTCCAGTGCTTGGAAAAGCGCGACAGTTTGTCTTTGAAATCGATGGACTGGTATTTTTCAGTCATCCGATGCATCCTCCCTGGGGTCAAGGCGCAGTTCTTCCACCCGGCGGGCTCGAATGAGGAATCCCGTGTGCGCCACCATGCGGTGGGCCGGACGCACCGAACCCTCGCTCACGTCCCAGTTGCGCAGCAAAGTTTCTTCAGTCGTGATCTCGGCCCACTGCCCCGATCCCTGCAGCTCGCGCACCAGCGTGTAGACCTGCAGCGCGGTGGGCAGCCAGCACAGCAGCACCCCGGCCGGCCGCAGCGCTCTAGCCGCGTGGGCGGCAGCGTTGTGAGGCTCGGGGACGTCCAACAAAACGGCGTCCAGGCCCTCTTCGTCGATGCCTTCGTAGACGTCTCTGATTTCCACCTGGTGCCTTGCCTGAAAAGGGCCGAAAGCCGCCTCGATTTCCCGCAGCGTCTTGGCTACGTTGTCGGCGAACTCCGGCCGTTGCTCGTAGCTGATCAGTTCGCCGTCGCCCAGGTAGCGCAGCAGCACCGAGGTGGCCGAGCCCGATCCGATGCCCGATTCCAGCACCCGCCCGCCGGGGAAGATGTCGCCCCGCAGCAAGATCGGCCCCAGGTCTTTGGGATAGATGATCTGGGTGCTGCGCTTGAGCCGGCGCATGATGAACTCTTCGAAGGTCGGACGCAGGCACACGATCTCGCCCATCAGCGGACCCTTGATGCGCAGCCCGGGCGCCTTTCCGATGATGTCGGTGTGATCGATGCGTCCGGTGCGGACGTGGTGGAAGTGCTGCCTGCGGTCCAGCCGCATGATGCGCCTGCGCTGCTTGGGATCGATCAACAGGCACAGATCGCCCTCCTCAAACGGGCGCGCGGCCCTGGCCCCAGCCTCAGACACATTCTTCACCCTCTCACCCATGTCGCCATTTCTAACGTCTTGCAAAATCTCCTTTTCACCGGGCCGCCAGCTTCTCCGTCATCCGGCAAAAGGCACAGCGCCCTTCCCGCGAGGTAGGCTGCCCGCACTCGGTACAGGGCGTCAATTCCACACCCCGCTGCTCTTCAAAGGGCGGACGTCCGCGTTCATAGAAACCAAAGAGAAACTGCTGCTTGCTCCCCGGCGAACGCGATTCCAACTGGTTGAGCAGGTCCTTATAGAGATGAGAGCGGGCCCCCACCGCCTTGGGACATTCCTCAACCATATAGTCGATGCCGTTGAGGACGGCATAAGCCGCCGTCTCCCTTTCGGTGAGCCGTATCAGCGGCTTGACCTTTTTGATCAGCCCGCCGTCCCGCTCCTCCAGCACCGGAAACTGGCGCCCCAGATAACCCACCTGCCAGCGGATCATGTTGCCGAACAGCACGGCCGCTTCATCGTCCAGGTTATGTCCGGTGCAAACCACGTCATACCCGCCTTCCAGGGCCTCGCGGTTGAAGATGTAGCGTTTTGACATGCCGCAGGGCGAACAGGCGGCCCGCCGCAACTGACTGGCGGCCTGGGGAATGGTGTAGCCGTAGTCCCGGCTGAGCGTCACCCGCCGCAAGACCGTCTCCGGACGCCGGCTCACGAACTCCTCCACCTTGCGGGTCGAAGCCGGGGCGTAATCGTCGATTCCCAGGTCGATGTAGAGTCCGTCGGCCCGGTATCCGAAGCGCATCAGCGCGTCCCACAGCACCAGCGAGTCCTTGCCGCCTGAGACCGCCACCAGGATGCGGTCTTGAGGCGTGAACATCCTGAATTCCTTGATGGCCTTGTGGATCTGGCCCTCGAAGTACTCGACGAAGTGTTCCTTGCAGAATCCGCTGTTGTGGCGTTTGAGGTCGATGACGGCCCGTCCGCCGCACTTGGTGCACTTCATGTCCGACCTCCCGAAATGGCCGAGCGCACTTCGATCTCCATGCCGTTCTCGACCATTTCATCGGGCGTCAGCAGCGTATCCCCGCAGATCACGATCACGCTTTCGGGATTCAATTCGAGCTGGCGCAGAATCTTCCCTACCGACTGCCGACCCCGAAACTCCCACTCCCGCTTCTCAGGAATGGTCATCGTCACCCGGATGCCCGGTCGCCTCTCTGCCATCCTCAGACTCTAGCAGAGGAGACTCAAGACGTGCGTCTCCCCGTCCCACGGTTGCCGATTCCCGCATCCCTGTCTATACTGTAACTCGTAAATATGAGTGTCCTTTCAATCAAGCATTCACCTGCCAAACCGCCTTGGACCGATAAGCTCCCTCAAGTTCTCGCAGGTGTCGTCGCCGGCCTGTTTCTTATAACCGTGCTGGCCGTCTCGTTGTTTCCGCCCCTGGGCTGCCTGCTGTGGAAGAACGCGATGTGGGGTTTGCTGTTCGCCTTCTGTTCGCTGGAGGTGGCGTGGGGAAGCTGGATCCTGAAACATTCCCGCGATCAACCGACCCCTGCTGAGGAGCAGAGTGCTTTTCATTTTGGTCTGGTTTACATCTTGCTGGGTGTGGCCGGCTTGTTCTTCGGGTGCTATCTCTGGGTTACCTCCTTGGAATCCCTATTGATAGGTTGCTTCTAATTCACGGCAAGAGATGGTAGGAGAGGCGGAATTCGAACCCGCACCGTCTGCGTCCTAAAGACAGGATCGAATTGAGGCCATGCGGCGGGACCACCGTAGTGTTGGAGTTATTGACAACATTCGCAGGTTGTCGGTATTCTTTCCTGCATGGAGGCCGTGCTGCTGCTCCGCCGCCGGGTGATCCTTTCGCTTGACGCCTTCGTCGAGTTAGTGATCTGGCAAGTTCCCGAGCCGGTGGCTCCGTTGACGCATGCCTTCAAGTACCGGTTGGCCTATGTGGTCGATAACGAGTGTGTTGTGCGTTACGACAACGAACGTGGCAAAGGCGACCACAAGCACTTAGGAGAGAGGGAAGAGCCTTACAGCTTCTCCACGCCGAATCAGCTTCTGGCGGATTTCGCGGAGGACATCAGGAGGTGGAATCGTGAACACGGTCGTTCTTGAAGTTCGCTCGCTTGAGGAAACCTTGGCCGACGCCGAGCACACCATGGAGAGCAAACGCGCCGAGGGGGAGGCGCGTATCAGTTTTGCCACGCCCGAACTTCTTTGGCAGGTACTGACAGCCAAGCGTTGGGAGGTCCTGAAGACTCTGTGCGGAGTCGGACCGGTTTCGATCAGGGAGACGGCCCGCCGCGTCGGACGCGACGTCAAGGCCGTGCACTCCGACGTCACGGCGCTCCTCAAGGCGGGAGTGCTGAATCGCACCGAGGACGGACAAATCGAATTCCCCTACGATGCCGTGAGGGTGGAGTTCCTGCTTCGGGCTGGATAGTGTCGAGTTGACTCGCCCCCCGCAGTTTCCGATTCGTTTCGCGTCCTCCGGGGTGGTGTCCTCAACTGATTGGTGTGTAGGAGGGTACTGGGATATTTGACAGATCTACTCCAATGCCCACCTGGAGGGGCACTGTCCTGGGGCGAGGTGGATAGGACACCACCTCCCGGTACTGGGGTACCGGCGAGGACACTACCGGCGTGGTAAAAAAATTGCGAAAAAATGCGCAAAGTGGTTGACGGATGGGGATTGGCCTGTTAATTTATTCGCATCTGGTGGGTTTCGGCCAATCGTTTGCCGGTTGTTCCCTGCAAATGCTGGCTTCCCCTCGACTGGTCTGCGAAGCGGATGCGGCGCGGAATGGGTTTTACAAGCGTTCCCGACCTGTCCATGTGCGCTCCGCACCGCCGAGACCAACCAGACCCCTCTTACAACGTAAGTCAAGAGGGCCGCTCGAAGATCCGTTTCCCCGGTCTTCAAGCGGCCCTTTTGAGTTTGACCGCTCAGACTGCCAAGTTTACAAAGGAGCCGAGTTCGCGAGGGCTTGATGATCCTTGAGGGGTGGGAGGCGCATCCCTGCGGCGATCCCCACCAATGTGGCCGGAGGCCTCCTGAGCTGACTTTTCTATGAAACAGCCAGCCGTCTTCCCGGGGCTGCCTGGAGACAGAACTCACCGGGGAAGATGACTGGCGAAAACAGATCCGCAGGCGAAACTGGCGCCCATGAACTCTATCGGCGGTTCGGCACCGATCATTGCTGGCGGCGGTGGAAAAGGGTGGGGAAATGGGCTATGATGTGGCGTTCTTTGGGGCGGTGTAGCTCAGAGGTTAGAGCGAACGGCTCATAACCGTTAGGTCCAGGGTTCGAATCCCTGCACCGCCACCATCTTTCATTCCCGCCACAGTCCGCTCGGGGGCGAGACATGCAGTATGGACGCCTGGGTGCCTGGATCCTCTTGATCACCATGACCATCGGATGCGGCTCTTCACCTCCATACCTGGAATGGGAACGCGGCGTTTCGCAGCGCCTGGCCCAGGACCGCAGCCAACGCCTCAGCCAACTCCGCTATGGCATCAGCCTGCGCATCCCCGAAGAAAGAAGCCGGCCTATCGAGGGCACGGTCGTAGCGCGCTTCAACTTGAGTTCCGACGAAGGCGGACTGGCGCTGGACTTCAACGCACCCGCGCAACAGGTCAAGGAAGTGCGTGCAGCCGGCCTAGCGGTGGAGGCGGGACTCGAAGACGGACACATCCTGCTGCCGTCAAGCGCCTTGGTCGAGGGCGTGAACCAGGTCGAGGTCGACTTCATCGCAGGGGACTCGTCGCTGAACCGGCGCGACGAGTACCTCTACACCCTCTTCGTCCCCGACCGCGCCTCCACCTCGCTGCCCCTCTTCGATCAGCCCAACCTCAAGGCCCGCTTCACCCTGCAGCTCGAACTGCCCGAGTCGTGGACGGCCCTGGCCAACGGCGCCCAAGAGGAGTGCAGCGTCACCGAGCAGGGCCGCAAGCTGTGCAGCTTCGCCGAAACCGAGCCCATCCCCACCTACCTGCTGGCCTTCGCCGCGGGACGCTTTCAGGTCGAGGAGTGGCAGGGCGAGGGCTATCCGATGCGTTTCTGGCACCGCGAGTCCGACGCCCAGAAGGTCGAGCGCAACCGTGAGGAGATTTTCAGGCTGCACCAGCAGGCGCTGCAGTGGCTTGAAGACTACACCGGCATCCGCTATCCCTTCGCCAAGTTCGATTTCGCCCTCATTCCTTCCTTTCAGTACGGAGGCATGGAGCATCCCGGCGCCATCTTCTATCGCGACACCTCGCTCTTTCTGGAAGAGTCCTCCACCCAGGCCCAACAGTTGGGACGGGCTTCCTTGATCGCCCACGAGACGGCCCATCAGTGGTTCGGCGACCTGGTGACCATGGACTGGTTCAACGACGTCTGGACCAAAGAGGTCTTCGCCAACTTCATGGCGGCCAAGATCGTCCATCCCTCCTTCCCCGAGGTCGACCACGAACTGCGTTTCCTGCTGACCCACTATCCCTCCGCCCATGCCGTTGACCGCAGCGCCGGAGCCAACGCCATCCGCCAGGATCTCGACAACCTGCTGGAGGCCGGGACGCTCTACGGAGCCATCATCTACCAGAAGGCCCCCATCGTCATGAAGCACCTGGAATTGCTGGTGGGCGAGGAGGCCATGCGTGAGGGCCTGCGCCGATACCTGTCGCGCTTCGCCTACGCCAACGCCACCTGGCCCGACCTGATCGAGATCCTCGACGCCGCCTCCCCGCTCGATCTCAAGAGCTGGAGCCAGGTCTGGGTGGAAGAGCCGGGGCGTCCCCACATCCGCAGCGAGGTGGAGTGGGCGGCCGACGGCAGCGTCATCTCGCTGACCCTGCATCAGAGCGATCCCTGGGAACGCGGCCGCCGCTGGACGCAAGATCTGAAGCTCCTGCTGGCCGGCCCCTCCCAGGACTCGGCGTTCGGCCGCCGCGCTTTAATCCCGCTGCGCCTGCAGGACGCCTCCGTCGGCGTGGCTGAAGCCGCCGGCTTCCCCGCCTCGGTCATCCTGCCCAACGGAGCGGGAATCGCCTACGGACGCTTTCAGCTCGATCAGCGCAGCCTCGATTATCTGCTCCAGCACCTCGAGGAAATGGATGCGCCCTTGCAGCGGGCGGTGGCCTGGATCAACCTGTGGGAAGCCTTTCTCAATGCTGAAATCGAGAGCCAAAGCCTGTTGGCGACCGCCCTGGCCGGTCTTGAAAGGGAACCGGTGGAGCAGATCGCGGAGCGACTGCTGGCCGACCTGCAGACCCTCTACTGGAACTTCCTGCCCGCCCCGCAACGGCTCGCCCACGCCCCCGCCGTGGAGGACCTGCTGTGGAGACGCATGCAGCAAGCTGAGACGTCCTCTCTCAAGAAGACCTTCTTCGACGCCTACCTGGAAATGGCCCTTACCGACAGCGCCTTGCAACGGATGAA
This genomic stretch from Acidobacteriota bacterium harbors:
- a CDS encoding glycosyl hydrolase, producing the protein MGYDEAFYKAMRYRGIGPFRGGRSAAVTGVPGKPMLYYFGSTGGGVWRTQDGGSTWANISDGYFGGSIGAVAVSEWDHNVIYVGGGEKTVRGNVSPGTGMYKSVDAGKTWTAIGLEDSRHIPRIRIHPRNPDLVYAAVMGHLHGPNEQRGVYRSKDGGQNWERVLFANEHAGAVDLVMDPNNPRVLYASTWRILRTPYSLESGGQGSGLWKSTDGGDNWTEITRNEGLPEGTVGIIGVAVSPVDSNRVWAIIEADDGGVFRSEDAGETWSKINEERKLRQRAWYYTRIYAGTQDVDEVYVLNVRFWRSQDGGRTYDSISTPHGDHHDLWIAPEDPDRMVIGDDGGAQVSFNRGGDWSTYYNQPTAQFYRVTTDNAFPYRIYGAQQDNSTVRIRHRSEGGAIDEDDWEPTAGGESGHIAPHPDNPDIVYGGSYGGLLIRVNHETGERRNVNAWPDNPMGHGAADLEHRFQWNFPIFFSPHDSGILYTASQVLFKTTDEGQSWQAISPDLTRNDKSKQGPSGGPITKDNTSVEYYATIFAALESPHEAGVLWTGSDDGLVHVSRDGGQNWSNVTPPDLPEWTMINSMEPHPTDPGGLYLAGTRYKLDDFTPYLYKTGDYGQSWTRIDNGIPRDHFTRVVRADPGRPGLLYAGTEFGIYVSFDDGANWKSFQLNLPHVPITDLAIKNDDLIVATQGRSFWVMDDLTTLHQLDDAVVQSDMHLFTPRHSYKMGGRFSFGPPPTAGENAPSGVVVRFYLKDAPGDDEDQEGDDSDDEDSDMEEMSDDGSEANGGDDESDMDEDGPEVKLEFLESDGDVIQTYSSKAKERDQRLPDLQDGLNEFVWNTRYADAEDFQGLIMWAGSVRGPQAPPGQYQVRLTVDGQSQTRDFEILPDPRSSATPQDFQEQFDFLIEVRDKVSETHQAIKRIRQIRGQINGVTGRLDDGEEYKSIHDKAKSILKDIKAVEEALYQTKNKARQDPLNYPIRLNNKLAALSGVVSTGDYPPTDQAVAVKNQLVQAIDAELAKLKAVVDNDLPEFNNLVKQADVPAVVLKQ
- a CDS encoding cupin domain-containing protein, whose protein sequence is MTEKYQSIDFKDKLSRFSKHWTPHTVARLNDYDFKLAKVKGEFVWHSHADTDEAFLVVKGSMRIEFRDGAVELKEGQMYVVPRGVEHKPVAEEECSILLIEPAGTVNTGDAGGELTAEEAWV
- a CDS encoding tRNA (adenine-N1)-methyltransferase; the protein is MGERVKNVSEAGARAARPFEEGDLCLLIDPKQRRRIMRLDRRQHFHHVRTGRIDHTDIIGKAPGLRIKGPLMGEIVCLRPTFEEFIMRRLKRSTQIIYPKDLGPILLRGDIFPGGRVLESGIGSGSATSVLLRYLGDGELISYEQRPEFADNVAKTLREIEAAFGPFQARHQVEIRDVYEGIDEEGLDAVLLDVPEPHNAAAHAARALRPAGVLLCWLPTALQVYTLVRELQGSGQWAEITTEETLLRNWDVSEGSVRPAHRMVAHTGFLIRARRVEELRLDPREDASDD
- a CDS encoding ATP-binding protein; translated protein: MKCTKCGGRAVIDLKRHNSGFCKEHFVEYFEGQIHKAIKEFRMFTPQDRILVAVSGGKDSLVLWDALMRFGYRADGLYIDLGIDDYAPASTRKVEEFVSRRPETVLRRVTLSRDYGYTIPQAASQLRRAACSPCGMSKRYIFNREALEGGYDVVCTGHNLDDEAAVLFGNMIRWQVGYLGRQFPVLEERDGGLIKKVKPLIRLTERETAAYAVLNGIDYMVEECPKAVGARSHLYKDLLNQLESRSPGSKQQFLFGFYERGRPPFEEQRGVELTPCTECGQPTSREGRCAFCRMTEKLAAR
- a CDS encoding thiamine biosynthesis protein ThiS, which codes for MAERRPGIRVTMTIPEKREWEFRGRQSVGKILRQLELNPESVIVICGDTLLTPDEMVENGMEIEVRSAISGGRT
- a CDS encoding DUF6516 family protein, with the protein product MEAVLLLRRRVILSLDAFVELVIWQVPEPVAPLTHAFKYRLAYVVDNECVVRYDNERGKGDHKHLGEREEPYSFSTPNQLLADFAEDIRRWNREHGRS
- a CDS encoding DNA-binding protein, with protein sequence MNTVVLEVRSLEETLADAEHTMESKRAEGEARISFATPELLWQVLTAKRWEVLKTLCGVGPVSIRETARRVGRDVKAVHSDVTALLKAGVLNRTEDGQIEFPYDAVRVEFLLRAG
- a CDS encoding M1 family aminopeptidase codes for the protein MQYGRLGAWILLITMTIGCGSSPPYLEWERGVSQRLAQDRSQRLSQLRYGISLRIPEERSRPIEGTVVARFNLSSDEGGLALDFNAPAQQVKEVRAAGLAVEAGLEDGHILLPSSALVEGVNQVEVDFIAGDSSLNRRDEYLYTLFVPDRASTSLPLFDQPNLKARFTLQLELPESWTALANGAQEECSVTEQGRKLCSFAETEPIPTYLLAFAAGRFQVEEWQGEGYPMRFWHRESDAQKVERNREEIFRLHQQALQWLEDYTGIRYPFAKFDFALIPSFQYGGMEHPGAIFYRDTSLFLEESSTQAQQLGRASLIAHETAHQWFGDLVTMDWFNDVWTKEVFANFMAAKIVHPSFPEVDHELRFLLTHYPSAHAVDRSAGANAIRQDLDNLLEAGTLYGAIIYQKAPIVMKHLELLVGEEAMREGLRRYLSRFAYANATWPDLIEILDAASPLDLKSWSQVWVEEPGRPHIRSEVEWAADGSVISLTLHQSDPWERGRRWTQDLKLLLAGPSQDSAFGRRALIPLRLQDASVGVAEAAGFPASVILPNGAGIAYGRFQLDQRSLDYLLQHLEEMDAPLQRAVAWINLWEAFLNAEIESQSLLATALAGLEREPVEQIAERLLADLQTLYWNFLPAPQRLAHAPAVEDLLWRRMQQAETSSLKKTFFDAYLEMALTDSALQRMKGFLQEQQAPAGVTLSDADYSAMALLLAVHEVDGWDELLKQQTERLENPERRQRLEFIRPAVDADPSRRQAFFESLEEAQQRRREPWVITALQLLHHPLRAQASRPLLPAALQMLPEIQRTGDIFFPKRWLDAVLGGHSSGQAAEAVRTYLERSPDLPQRLRGKVLQSADLLFRAARQSPQEQP